In Streptomyces ambofaciens ATCC 23877, a single genomic region encodes these proteins:
- the cmk gene encoding (d)CMP kinase, protein MENGAAPTVPAVIVAIDGPSGTGKSSTSKAVAAQLGLSYLDTGAQYRAITWWMVTNGIDTDDPHAIAAAAGKPEILSGTDPAAPTITVDGVDVAGPIRTQEVTAKVSAVSAVPEVRTRITELQRAIAAAAPLGIVVEGRDIGTTVLPDADLKIFLTASAEARAARRSGELKGADVNVTREALIKRDAADSSRKTSPLAKAGDAVEVDTTELTLAQVIECVVTLVEEKRAGK, encoded by the coding sequence GTGGAAAACGGCGCCGCCCCGACCGTCCCGGCCGTGATTGTCGCCATCGACGGCCCCTCCGGCACGGGCAAGTCGAGCACGTCGAAGGCCGTCGCCGCCCAGCTCGGCCTGAGCTACCTGGACACCGGCGCCCAGTACCGGGCGATCACGTGGTGGATGGTGACCAACGGCATCGACACCGACGACCCGCACGCGATCGCCGCCGCGGCCGGCAAGCCCGAGATCCTCTCCGGCACCGACCCGGCCGCCCCGACCATCACGGTCGACGGCGTGGACGTGGCCGGCCCGATCCGCACCCAGGAGGTCACCGCCAAGGTCAGCGCGGTCAGCGCCGTCCCCGAGGTGCGGACCCGGATCACCGAGCTGCAGCGCGCGATCGCCGCCGCCGCCCCGCTCGGCATCGTCGTCGAGGGCCGCGACATCGGCACGACCGTGCTGCCGGACGCCGACCTGAAGATCTTCCTCACCGCCTCGGCGGAGGCCCGCGCCGCCCGCCGCAGCGGCGAGCTCAAGGGCGCCGACGTCAACGTCACCCGTGAGGCCCTGATCAAGCGGGACGCGGCCGACTCCAGTCGCAAGACCTCGCCGCTGGCGAAGGCCGGCGACGCCGTCGAGGTCGACACCACCGAGCTCACCCTCGCCCAGGTCATCGAGTGTGTCGTCACCCTCGTCGAGGAGAAGCGGGCGGGGAAGTGA
- a CDS encoding prephenate dehydrogenase: protein MRTALVIGTGLIGTSAALALTQRGVTVHLTDHDPEQARTAASLGAGTDEAPGGPVDLAIVAAPPALVADVLADAMARGAARGYIDVASVKGGPRRELEARGLDLCAYIGTHPMSGREKSGPLAATGDLFEGRPWVLTPTRDTDTEVLNLALELVSHCRAVPVVMDADAHDRAVALVSHMPHLVSSMVAARLEHAEEAAVRLCGQGIRDVTRIAASDPRMWIDILSANPGPVADLLTDVAADLEETVRALRALQSSDDDKRREGGTGIAEVLRRGNAGQVRVPGKHGSAPRLYETVAVLIDDQPGQLARIFADAGRAGVNIEDVRIEHATGQQAGLVQLMVEPKTAPALTAALRERGWAIRQ, encoded by the coding sequence GTGAGAACCGCACTCGTCATCGGCACCGGCCTCATCGGCACCTCCGCCGCCCTCGCCCTGACCCAGCGGGGCGTCACGGTGCACCTCACCGACCACGACCCCGAGCAGGCCCGCACCGCCGCCTCCCTGGGCGCCGGCACCGACGAGGCGCCGGGCGGGCCCGTCGACCTCGCGATCGTCGCCGCCCCGCCCGCCCTGGTGGCCGACGTGCTCGCCGACGCCATGGCCCGCGGCGCGGCGCGCGGCTACATCGACGTCGCCAGCGTCAAGGGCGGCCCCCGGCGCGAGCTGGAGGCCCGGGGCCTCGATCTCTGCGCGTACATCGGCACGCACCCCATGTCCGGCCGGGAGAAGTCCGGCCCGCTGGCCGCCACCGGCGACCTCTTCGAGGGCCGCCCCTGGGTGCTGACCCCGACCCGGGACACCGACACCGAGGTGCTGAACCTCGCCCTGGAGCTGGTCTCGCACTGCCGTGCGGTGCCCGTGGTGATGGACGCGGACGCCCACGACCGCGCCGTGGCCCTGGTGTCCCACATGCCGCACCTGGTGTCCAGCATGGTCGCGGCCCGCCTGGAGCACGCCGAGGAGGCCGCCGTACGGCTGTGCGGGCAGGGCATCCGCGACGTGACCCGCATCGCCGCCTCCGACCCCCGGATGTGGATCGACATCCTCTCCGCCAACCCCGGGCCGGTCGCCGACCTGCTCACCGACGTCGCCGCCGACCTGGAGGAGACGGTGCGGGCCCTGCGCGCCCTGCAGTCCTCCGACGACGACAAGCGCCGCGAGGGCGGCACCGGCATCGCCGAGGTGCTGCGGCGCGGCAACGCCGGGCAGGTACGGGTCCCGGGCAAGCACGGCAGCGCCCCGCGGCTCTACGAGACCGTGGCCGTCCTGATCGACGACCAGCCCGGCCAGCTGGCCCGCATCTTCGCGGACGCGGGACGGGCCGGGGTCAACATCGAGGACGTCCGGATCGAGCACGCGACCGGGCAGCAGGCCGGCCTGGTCCAGCTGATGGTCGAGCCGAAGACCGCCCCGGCGCTGACGGCGGCGCTGAGGGAACGGGGCTGGGCGATCCGGCAGTGA
- the der gene encoding ribosome biogenesis GTPase Der, whose product MNDHIHSEGSGGEHDHGALGDAEYAQFMELAAEEGFDVDEVEGAIEEAGHGPLPVLAVVGRPNVGKSTLVNRIIGRREAVVEDKPGVTRDRVTYEAEWAGRRFKVVDTGGWEQDVLGIDASVAAQAEYAIEAADAVVFVVDAKVGATDTDEAVVRLLRKAGKPVVLCANKVDGQSGEADASYLWSLGLGEPHPVSALHGRGTGDMLDRVLEALPEAPAQTFGSAVGGPRRIALIGRPNVGKSSLLNKVAGEERVVVNELAGTTRDPVDELIELGGVTWKFVDTAGIRKRVHLQQGADYYASLRTASAVEKAEVAVILIDASESISVQDQRIVTMAVEAGRAIVVAYNKWDTLDEERRYYLEREIETELGQVAWAPRVNVSAQTGRHMEKLVPAIETALAGWETRVPTGRLNAFLGELVAAHPHPVRGGKQPRILFGTQAGTKPPRFVLFASGFIEAGYRRFIERRLREQFGFDGTPIHISVRVREKRGAKKK is encoded by the coding sequence ATGAACGACCACATCCACTCCGAGGGCTCGGGCGGGGAGCACGACCACGGGGCGCTCGGCGACGCCGAGTACGCGCAGTTCATGGAGCTCGCCGCGGAAGAGGGCTTCGACGTCGACGAGGTCGAGGGCGCGATCGAGGAGGCCGGACACGGCCCGCTCCCCGTCCTCGCCGTCGTGGGCCGCCCCAACGTCGGCAAGTCGACCCTGGTGAACCGGATCATCGGCCGCCGCGAGGCCGTCGTCGAGGACAAGCCCGGCGTCACCCGCGACCGCGTCACCTACGAGGCCGAATGGGCCGGCCGCCGCTTCAAGGTCGTCGACACCGGCGGCTGGGAGCAGGACGTCCTCGGCATCGACGCCTCCGTCGCCGCGCAGGCCGAGTACGCGATCGAGGCCGCCGACGCGGTCGTCTTCGTCGTGGACGCCAAGGTCGGCGCCACCGACACCGACGAGGCGGTCGTACGCCTGCTGCGCAAGGCCGGCAAGCCCGTGGTGCTGTGCGCCAACAAGGTGGACGGCCAGAGCGGCGAGGCCGACGCCTCCTACCTCTGGTCGCTGGGCCTGGGAGAGCCCCACCCGGTCTCGGCGCTGCACGGCCGCGGCACCGGCGACATGCTGGACCGGGTCCTGGAGGCCCTGCCCGAGGCCCCGGCCCAGACCTTCGGCAGCGCCGTCGGCGGCCCGCGCCGCATCGCGCTGATCGGCCGCCCGAACGTCGGCAAGTCCTCCCTGCTGAACAAGGTGGCCGGCGAGGAACGCGTCGTCGTCAACGAACTGGCCGGCACCACCCGCGACCCCGTCGACGAGCTGATCGAGCTGGGCGGCGTGACCTGGAAGTTCGTCGACACGGCGGGCATCCGCAAGCGCGTCCACCTCCAGCAGGGCGCCGACTACTACGCCTCGCTGCGCACCGCTTCCGCCGTCGAGAAGGCGGAGGTCGCCGTCATCCTCATCGACGCCTCCGAGTCGATCTCGGTCCAGGACCAGCGGATCGTCACCATGGCCGTGGAGGCGGGCCGCGCGATCGTCGTCGCCTACAACAAGTGGGACACCCTCGACGAGGAGCGCCGCTACTACCTGGAGCGGGAGATCGAGACCGAGCTCGGCCAGGTGGCGTGGGCGCCGCGGGTCAACGTCTCGGCGCAGACCGGCCGCCACATGGAGAAGCTGGTCCCGGCGATCGAGACGGCCCTGGCCGGCTGGGAGACCCGGGTCCCGACGGGCCGGCTGAACGCCTTCCTCGGCGAGCTGGTCGCCGCCCACCCGCACCCGGTGCGGGGCGGCAAGCAGCCGCGCATCCTGTTCGGCACCCAGGCGGGCACCAAGCCCCCGAGGTTCGTGCTCTTCGCCTCCGGCTTCATCGAGGCGGGCTACCGGCGCTTCATCGAGCGCCGGCTGCGTGAGCAGTTCGGCTTCGACGGGACGCCGATCCACATCTCGGTGCGGGTGCGCGAGAAGCGCGGCGCGAAGAAGAAGTAG
- a CDS encoding I78 family peptidase inhibitor, whose protein sequence is MAPIPTPPAEPQDSPDTYVGLESGAAERLARERGWSTVRSLAPGTIITMEYRVGRLNFEVKDGRVTRSWKG, encoded by the coding sequence ATGGCACCGATTCCGACACCACCGGCCGAACCCCAGGACAGTCCGGACACTTATGTCGGCCTCGAATCCGGCGCCGCCGAGCGGCTCGCCCGGGAGCGGGGCTGGTCGACGGTGCGGTCACTGGCACCGGGGACGATCATCACCATGGAGTACCGCGTGGGCCGCCTCAACTTCGAGGTGAAGGACGGTCGCGTGACCCGTTCCTGGAAGGGCTGA
- a CDS encoding helix-turn-helix transcriptional regulator: MLETSARLLRLLSLLQAHREWSGPDLADRLGVSPRTVRRDVDRLRELGYPVNASPGTGGGYQLGAGAELPPLLLDDDEAVAVAVGLRTAAGQGIEGIGETSVRALAKLEQVLPSRLRRRVGALNAFTVPMLRDPQPSTVDPAVLTELAHLCRDGERLRFAYRGHDGTDSRRTVEPYRLVCSERRWYLVAFDLDRADWRTFRVDRVSPRPPHGPRFVPREPPAEDLAAYVSEGVSTRAYATHAVVRLLVPLAEAAERISPTAGVLEAEGPGSCLLRTGAGSLDVMVVHVMLLGFEFEVLEPAGLTEAIGAARDRLTRALSRAERPGVEVETL, encoded by the coding sequence ATGCTCGAGACCTCGGCACGACTGCTGCGCCTGCTCTCCCTCCTCCAGGCCCACCGCGAGTGGTCCGGCCCCGACCTGGCCGACCGGCTCGGCGTCTCCCCGCGCACGGTGCGCCGGGACGTGGACCGGCTGCGCGAGCTGGGCTACCCCGTCAACGCCAGCCCCGGCACCGGCGGCGGCTACCAGCTGGGCGCCGGCGCCGAGCTGCCGCCGCTGCTGCTGGACGACGACGAGGCGGTCGCCGTGGCCGTGGGGCTGCGTACGGCGGCGGGGCAGGGCATCGAGGGCATCGGCGAGACCTCCGTACGCGCCCTCGCCAAGCTGGAGCAGGTGCTGCCGAGCCGGCTGCGGCGCCGGGTGGGCGCCCTCAACGCCTTCACCGTGCCGATGCTGCGCGACCCGCAGCCGTCCACCGTCGATCCGGCGGTCCTGACCGAGCTGGCCCACCTGTGCCGGGACGGGGAGCGGCTGCGTTTCGCGTACCGGGGCCACGACGGGACCGACAGCCGCCGCACCGTCGAGCCGTACCGGCTGGTCTGCTCCGAGCGCCGCTGGTACCTGGTCGCCTTCGATCTCGACCGAGCCGACTGGCGCACCTTCCGGGTGGACCGCGTCTCGCCCAGGCCCCCGCACGGCCCCCGCTTCGTCCCGCGTGAGCCGCCGGCCGAGGACCTGGCCGCCTACGTCTCCGAGGGTGTGTCCACGCGCGCGTACGCCACACACGCGGTCGTGCGGCTGCTGGTCCCGCTGGCGGAGGCCGCCGAGCGGATCTCGCCCACCGCGGGGGTCCTGGAGGCGGAGGGGCCCGGCAGCTGCCTCCTGCGCACCGGCGCCGGGAGCCTGGACGTCATGGTGGTGCACGTCATGCTGCTGGGCTTCGAGTTCGAGGTGCTGGAGCCGGCCGGGCTGACGGAGGCGATCGGGGCGGCACGCGACCGGCTCACCCGTGCCCTGTCCCGGGCCGAGCGGCCCGGGGTGGAGGTGGAGACCCTGTGA
- a CDS encoding lysophospholipid acyltransferase family protein, with product MYGLFRPRVLGAWRVPATGPVIYAVNHSHNVDGPMVMGVAPRPTHFLIKKEAFIGPLDPFLLGIGQLKVDRSTADRTAITQALGVLENGGVLGIFPEGTRGEGDFAALRAGLAYFAVRSGAPIVPVAVLGSSDRPGRLIKALPPLRSRIDVVFGDPFDAGDGSGRRTRKALDEATERIQKQLTAHLENARRLTGR from the coding sequence ATGTACGGGCTGTTCAGACCGCGGGTGCTCGGCGCCTGGCGGGTGCCCGCCACCGGCCCGGTGATCTACGCCGTCAACCACTCGCACAACGTCGACGGCCCGATGGTCATGGGCGTCGCCCCCCGGCCGACGCACTTCCTGATCAAGAAGGAAGCGTTCATCGGTCCGCTGGACCCCTTCCTGCTCGGCATCGGGCAGCTGAAGGTGGACCGCTCGACCGCCGACCGCACCGCCATCACCCAGGCGCTGGGCGTCCTGGAGAACGGCGGCGTGCTGGGCATCTTCCCGGAGGGCACCCGGGGCGAGGGCGACTTCGCCGCGCTGCGTGCCGGGCTCGCGTACTTCGCGGTCCGCAGCGGCGCGCCGATCGTCCCGGTCGCGGTGCTGGGAAGTTCCGACCGCCCCGGACGGCTGATAAAAGCGCTGCCTCCCCTGCGCTCGCGCATCGACGTCGTCTTCGGCGACCCCTTCGACGCGGGCGACGGCAGCGGGCGGCGCACCCGCAAGGCACTGGACGAGGCGACCGAACGCATCCAGAAGCAGCTCACCGCGCACCTGGAAAACGCCAGGCGTCTCACCGGACGCTAG
- a CDS encoding MFS transporter, producing the protein MSGTTTAATALRRRTAGAGANRWVVLVVLCVSLLLVAVDATVLHVAVPAVTEDLRPGAIELLWIVDVYPLVCASLLILFGTLGDRVGRRRILLLGYALFGVASALAALADNAQVLILARALLGVGGAMIMPATLSILRQVFPDRRERALAIGVWSAVAAVGAAVGPLLGGFLLEHFWWGSVFLVNIPLMLVSLPVGRLLLPESKGDGRGPWDVVGALMAAGGLFGAVLGVKRLGGGEPVASVLTVVPLVVGAALLTAFVRRQRRRAHPLVDLTMFRRPAFSTSVGCIVLAMLALVGLELIAAQYLQLVLGLSPLQTGLRLVPLTLAAMAAGLAGARMLRRFGPRRMVCAGFCLTAFAVVLLTALGRTDNCALMLSGFVLLGFGLETTLFGAYESMLSEAPQAQAGGAAAIGETSYQLGAGIGIALLGTVMNVAYAPGLTGGVPGVPAPASVAAGHSLGEAYEVAAQLGGPAGAALRRAAADAFVHGLHVTLVVSAGLLLLGAVMALRLPRVMQCEGEAVSVPGPRDASKSRVSV; encoded by the coding sequence ATGTCCGGGACGACCACGGCTGCCACCGCGCTGCGCCGTCGGACGGCCGGGGCCGGTGCCAACCGCTGGGTCGTCCTGGTCGTCCTCTGCGTCAGCCTGCTGCTGGTCGCGGTGGACGCGACCGTGCTGCACGTGGCGGTCCCCGCCGTCACCGAGGACCTGCGGCCCGGCGCGATCGAACTGCTCTGGATCGTCGACGTCTACCCCCTCGTCTGCGCCTCGCTGCTGATCCTGTTCGGCACGCTGGGTGACCGGGTGGGCCGCAGACGCATCCTGCTTCTGGGGTACGCGCTCTTCGGGGTGGCCTCCGCGCTCGCGGCGCTCGCCGACAACGCCCAGGTCCTGATCCTCGCCCGGGCGCTGCTCGGTGTGGGCGGCGCCATGATCATGCCGGCGACGCTGTCGATCCTGCGGCAGGTCTTCCCCGACCGGCGGGAGCGGGCGCTGGCCATCGGTGTCTGGAGCGCCGTGGCCGCGGTCGGCGCGGCGGTCGGGCCCCTGCTCGGCGGGTTCCTGCTGGAGCACTTCTGGTGGGGCTCGGTCTTCCTGGTCAACATCCCGCTGATGCTGGTCAGCCTGCCGGTGGGGCGGCTGCTGCTGCCCGAGTCGAAGGGCGACGGCCGCGGGCCCTGGGACGTGGTCGGCGCGCTGATGGCGGCGGGCGGTCTGTTCGGGGCCGTCCTGGGCGTGAAGCGGCTCGGCGGTGGCGAGCCGGTGGCGAGCGTGCTCACCGTGGTGCCGCTGGTGGTCGGAGCGGCCCTGCTGACCGCGTTCGTCCGGCGGCAGCGGCGGCGCGCCCATCCGCTGGTGGACCTCACGATGTTCCGCCGCCCGGCCTTCAGCACGTCGGTGGGGTGCATCGTGCTGGCGATGCTGGCGCTGGTGGGTCTGGAGCTGATCGCCGCCCAGTACCTCCAGCTCGTGCTCGGGCTGTCCCCGCTGCAGACGGGGCTGCGGCTGGTGCCGCTGACCCTCGCGGCGATGGCGGCGGGGCTCGCGGGCGCTCGGATGCTGCGGCGGTTCGGGCCGCGGCGGATGGTGTGCGCGGGCTTCTGTCTGACGGCCTTCGCGGTGGTGCTGCTGACGGCGTTGGGCCGGACCGACAACTGCGCGCTGATGCTGTCGGGGTTCGTGCTGCTCGGCTTCGGTCTGGAGACGACGCTGTTCGGGGCGTACGAGTCGATGCTGAGCGAGGCGCCGCAGGCGCAGGCCGGCGGGGCGGCGGCGATCGGGGAGACGTCGTACCAGCTGGGCGCCGGGATCGGGATCGCGCTGCTGGGCACCGTGATGAACGTGGCGTACGCCCCGGGGCTCACGGGGGGCGTGCCCGGGGTGCCGGCACCGGCTTCGGTGGCGGCGGGGCATTCGCTGGGGGAGGCGTACGAGGTCGCGGCGCAGCTCGGCGGGCCCGCGGGGGCCGCGTTGCGGCGGGCCGCCGCCGACGCGTTCGTGCACGGGCTGCACGTGACCCTGGTGGTGAGCGCGGGACTGCTGTTGCTGGGGGCCGTGATGGCCTTGCGGCTGCCTCGGGTGATGCAGTGCGAGGGGGAGGCGGTCTCCGTGCCCGGCCCCCGGGACGCGTCGAAGTCCCGGGTCTCCGTGTGA
- a CDS encoding glycosyltransferase family 39 protein, whose translation MTDLETSAAGRGALRRAAPALLGYAAVRALGLLALALWSAARDKSAYTLLTARWDSLWYTRVAELGYGYEVRLPGGDVHSNLAFFPLLPWLERLGAAVSPLSYADAGFVVSLLASLAAAWGIFAVTEWVYGRRAGVCAVLLWAVLPVGVVQSMAYSESLFTALAAWSLYAVLTGRWVTAGVLAALAGLTRPVGLAVAAAVWVAAIAAHVRGRDGAAPERPRGDAARRVLGMLLAPLGAAGYVLWVGHRTGGGPLGYLDVQAGWRNGFDGGAAFARFVAGKFTSFPSALAGVGLVVGVAALVWLYVVCVRQRQPLALLVYAGFVIALALCASSYFGSKPRLLLPAFPLLLPLALALARLRTSRSALVVGGVAVASAVYGAFWLNGSGPP comes from the coding sequence GTGACCGATCTTGAAACGTCCGCGGCGGGCCGCGGGGCCCTGCGCCGGGCCGCCCCGGCGCTCCTCGGCTACGCGGCCGTGCGCGCCCTGGGCCTGCTGGCCCTGGCCCTGTGGAGCGCCGCGCGCGACAAGAGCGCGTACACGCTGCTGACCGCCCGCTGGGACTCCCTCTGGTACACCAGGGTCGCCGAGCTGGGTTACGGCTACGAGGTGCGCCTGCCGGGCGGCGACGTCCACTCCAACCTGGCCTTCTTCCCGCTCCTCCCTTGGCTGGAGCGGCTCGGCGCGGCGGTCTCGCCCCTGTCGTACGCGGACGCGGGCTTCGTCGTGAGCCTGCTCGCCTCGCTCGCCGCGGCCTGGGGGATCTTCGCCGTGACGGAGTGGGTGTACGGCCGCCGCGCGGGGGTCTGCGCGGTGCTGCTGTGGGCCGTGCTGCCGGTCGGCGTCGTGCAGTCGATGGCGTACAGCGAGTCCCTCTTCACCGCCCTGGCCGCCTGGTCGCTGTATGCGGTGCTGACCGGACGCTGGGTGACTGCGGGGGTGCTGGCCGCGCTGGCCGGGCTGACCCGCCCGGTGGGGCTCGCGGTGGCGGCGGCGGTGTGGGTGGCCGCGATCGCGGCACACGTACGCGGCCGGGACGGCGCCGCCCCGGAGCGCCCCCGCGGTGACGCCGCGCGCCGCGTGCTGGGGATGCTGCTGGCGCCCCTGGGTGCCGCCGGTTACGTGCTGTGGGTCGGCCACCGCACCGGCGGGGGCCCGCTCGGCTATCTGGACGTCCAGGCCGGCTGGCGCAACGGCTTCGACGGGGGCGCGGCCTTCGCCCGCTTCGTCGCCGGGAAGTTCACCTCGTTCCCGTCGGCCCTGGCGGGCGTCGGACTCGTCGTCGGAGTCGCCGCGCTCGTGTGGCTGTACGTCGTGTGCGTACGGCAGCGCCAACCGCTCGCCCTGCTGGTGTACGCGGGGTTCGTGATCGCCCTCGCGCTGTGCGCGTCGAGCTACTTCGGCTCCAAACCGCGGCTGCTGCTGCCCGCCTTCCCGCTGCTGCTGCCCCTGGCCCTGGCCCTGGCCCGGCTGCGGACCTCCAGGTCGGCGCTGGTCGTGGGCGGCGTCGCGGTGGCGTCGGCGGTCTACGGGGCGTTCTGGCTGAACGGCTCCGGCCCGCCCTGA
- a CDS encoding cell division protein SepF has protein sequence MGSVRKASAWLGLVDDNDDERYYDDDYTEGTEPRDAWVTDPRVKVASDVAEEKGRRIATVTPDSFRDARSIGELFRDGVPVIMNLTAMEATDAKRVVDFAAGLIFGLRGSIERVSTRVFLLSPADTQVISGEPAAHRSDGFFNQS, from the coding sequence ATGGGATCGGTACGCAAGGCGAGTGCGTGGCTCGGCCTCGTCGACGACAACGATGACGAGCGCTACTACGACGACGACTACACCGAGGGCACCGAGCCCCGGGACGCCTGGGTCACGGACCCCCGGGTGAAGGTGGCCTCGGACGTGGCCGAGGAGAAGGGCCGCCGCATCGCGACCGTCACCCCGGACAGCTTCCGGGACGCACGGTCCATCGGCGAGCTGTTCCGGGACGGGGTCCCGGTCATCATGAACCTGACGGCCATGGAGGCCACCGACGCCAAGCGGGTGGTCGACTTCGCGGCCGGCCTGATCTTCGGCCTGCGCGGCTCCATCGAGCGGGTGTCCACCCGGGTGTTCCTGCTGAGCCCGGCCGACACCCAGGTCATCAGCGGCGAACCCGCCGCGCACCGTTCCGACGGTTTCTTCAACCAGAGCTGA
- a CDS encoding acyl-CoA dehydrogenase family protein produces MAVSPKPPAFDPADPLGVDDLLEPEDLAVRDTVRDWAADRVLPYVADWYEKGELPGIRELARELGGIGALGMSLEGYGCAGASAVQYGLACLELEAADSGIRSLVSVQGSLAMYAIHRFGSEEQKETWLPRMAAGEVIGCFGLTEPDHGSDPAHMRTRAKRDGGDWVLDGRKMWITNGSVAGVAVVWAQTEEGIRGFVVPTDSAGFSAPEIKHKWSLRASVTSELVLDGVRLPADAVLPEVTGLRGPLSCLTHARYGIVWGSMGAARSSFEAAVEYAKSREQFGRPIGGFQLTQAKLADMAVELHKGILLAHHLGRRMDAGRLRPEQVSFGKLNNVREAIDICRTARTILGANGISLEYPVMRHATNLESVLTYEGTVEMHQLVLGKALTGLDAFR; encoded by the coding sequence ATGGCCGTGTCCCCCAAGCCGCCCGCGTTCGACCCCGCCGATCCGCTCGGCGTCGACGACCTTCTGGAGCCGGAGGATCTGGCGGTCCGCGACACCGTGCGGGACTGGGCCGCGGACCGGGTGCTGCCGTACGTCGCGGACTGGTACGAGAAGGGTGAGCTGCCCGGCATCCGGGAGCTGGCCCGCGAGCTCGGCGGCATCGGCGCCCTGGGCATGTCGCTGGAGGGGTACGGCTGCGCCGGCGCGAGCGCCGTGCAGTACGGGCTGGCCTGTCTGGAGCTGGAGGCGGCCGACTCCGGCATCCGCTCCCTGGTCTCCGTGCAGGGCTCCCTCGCCATGTACGCCATCCACCGCTTCGGCAGCGAGGAGCAGAAGGAGACGTGGCTGCCGCGGATGGCCGCCGGCGAGGTCATCGGCTGCTTCGGGCTGACCGAACCCGACCACGGCTCCGACCCGGCCCACATGCGCACCCGCGCCAAGCGGGACGGCGGCGACTGGGTGCTCGACGGACGCAAGATGTGGATCACCAACGGGTCCGTGGCCGGTGTCGCCGTGGTGTGGGCGCAGACCGAGGAAGGCATCCGCGGGTTCGTGGTCCCGACGGACAGCGCCGGGTTCTCCGCGCCCGAGATCAAGCACAAGTGGTCGCTGCGCGCCAGCGTCACCAGTGAGCTGGTCCTCGACGGCGTACGGCTGCCCGCCGACGCCGTGCTGCCCGAGGTCACCGGTCTGCGCGGACCGCTCAGCTGCCTCACGCACGCCCGTTACGGCATCGTCTGGGGGTCGATGGGCGCGGCCCGCAGCTCCTTCGAGGCGGCCGTGGAGTACGCGAAGTCGCGGGAGCAGTTCGGGCGGCCCATCGGCGGCTTCCAGCTGACCCAGGCCAAGCTCGCCGACATGGCGGTCGAACTGCACAAGGGGATCCTGCTCGCCCACCACCTGGGGCGGCGCATGGACGCCGGCCGCCTGCGTCCCGAGCAGGTCAGCTTCGGCAAGCTCAACAACGTACGCGAGGCCATCGACATCTGCCGTACGGCCCGCACGATCCTCGGCGCCAACGGGATCTCCCTCGAATACCCCGTGATGCGGCACGCGACGAACCTGGAATCGGTGCTCACCTACGAGGGCACCGTCGAGATGCACCAGCTGGTGCTGGGCAAGGCGCTCACCGGACTCGACGCCTTCCGGTAG
- a CDS encoding phosphatase PAP2 family protein, translating to MRTERKLTRLDRVFARLDREPERPALLDVPEMSRHRFALFAGTLAFYVAIVWAVLITSWLVRLDWQVMFFRPYQQWPGIHAFVDYYVVLGQRGPTAVMVTAWLGWRSWRQHTLRPLIALGVSLLLLNVTVGAAKYGMGRLGPHYATTIGSNEMWLGGDIFPSGHTANAVVTWGILAYLASTPRARRWLSALSAVVSLGVGMSTVYLGTHWLSDVLLGWAAGLLILLALPWFEPLITRAEAWILGLRDRWYARPGRPGGAKRPAGPPVVVSPPASVQEGTPAREPVAAPRTRAPAYLAPGPHTARSDRTPVTPAGSRRPPHADRHPRNTAPAARQVSGG from the coding sequence GTGCGTACCGAACGGAAGCTCACCCGTCTGGACCGGGTGTTCGCGAGACTGGACCGGGAGCCGGAACGACCGGCGCTCCTGGACGTGCCGGAGATGAGCCGGCACAGGTTCGCGCTGTTCGCCGGAACCCTCGCGTTCTACGTCGCGATCGTGTGGGCCGTCCTGATCACCTCGTGGCTGGTCCGCCTCGACTGGCAGGTCATGTTCTTCCGGCCCTACCAGCAGTGGCCCGGCATCCACGCGTTCGTCGACTACTACGTGGTGCTGGGCCAGCGCGGCCCCACCGCGGTGATGGTCACGGCCTGGCTGGGCTGGCGGTCCTGGCGGCAGCACACCCTGCGCCCGCTGATCGCGCTCGGCGTCTCGCTGCTCCTGCTGAACGTCACGGTCGGGGCCGCCAAGTACGGCATGGGCCGGCTGGGGCCGCACTACGCGACCACGATCGGTTCGAACGAGATGTGGCTCGGCGGGGATATATTTCCGAGCGGTCACACCGCGAACGCCGTCGTGACCTGGGGCATCCTGGCCTACCTGGCCTCGACGCCCAGGGCGCGGCGCTGGCTGTCGGCCCTGTCGGCGGTGGTCTCGCTCGGGGTGGGCATGTCCACCGTCTACCTCGGTACGCACTGGCTCAGCGACGTGCTCCTCGGCTGGGCCGCGGGGCTGCTGATCCTGCTGGCGCTGCCGTGGTTCGAGCCGCTGATCACCCGCGCCGAGGCCTGGATCCTCGGCCTGCGCGACCGCTGGTACGCCCGCCCGGGCCGTCCGGGAGGCGCGAAGCGGCCGGCCGGTCCGCCCGTGGTCGTCTCCCCGCCCGCCTCCGTCCAGGAGGGGACCCCGGCCCGCGAGCCGGTCGCCGCGCCCCGCACCCGGGCTCCGGCGTATCTGGCCCCGGGCCCGCACACGGCCCGCTCGGACCGTACGCCGGTGACCCCGGCCGGCAGCCGCCGGCCGCCGCACGCCGACCGGCACCCGCGCAACACGGCCCCCGCCGCACGGCAGGTCTCGGGCGGCTGA